The nucleotide sequence GCGTGGTGCCATCAACGCGCCAATTTCAATATTGCTTGCCTCTAAACGGAGGTTTGGGGCGTTCTCACAGATACAGCCGCCTTGCATCGTCGCAGAGATCATATTGACCGGTGCTGAAACCTTAATGCGTTCATCAACCGCAGTCAATATAAAGGTTTGCGTTCCGCCGCCCGATGCTCCCGTACATCCGATGCGTTCGTTGTCCACATCCGGTAGGCTCTCTAAAAAGTCGATGGAACTGATACTGTTCTGAAGTTGGAGCCCCATTGCACTGAGTCCCCATAGTCCTTCGTGTACACCACCATAGCCGTGTTCTATCTGTTTACCGCTGTCGTTGTAACCGAGCATATCGTAAGCAAAAATGACGTAACCTTGCTTGGCGAAGTTGATACAGCGACCGGGGATTGAACCGCGTTCGATATTTTCAAGTCTCCCGCGTCCCCAATGCCCATGTGGACTCACGATCCCGGGGAACGGACCTTGTTTCCCTAACGGATGGTATAAGTTTCCAGTTGTGAAAAAACCGGGCAACGGCTCAAAATAGACCTTTTCGACGCTGTAATCTTCCCGCTCGATTCTTCCGAAGATTTCGGCGTTCAGTGGTGTTGGTTCGTGGGTCGGCACTAAACCGTTGGCAACACGAATCTGTTGACGTAATGCTGCAGCTTTTTCCGTCCATTCCGCTTGGGTATAACCCGGAAAAGTATAGGGGGTGTTAAGGTCGCGTGGCGTGCCACCGCGCGCGTCGCTAACGCTTTGTGAAGCATCAGTAAAGACGTGGGCGAGTTCGTGATGTTGTTCAGCCATTGTTTATTCCTCCGTTATCAATCTACTGTCAGAATCCGGCGCTTTGGCGAGGGAAGTATGTCAACTATCTGAAGCGAGTTCCCCATCCACTAACTTCGTCTCTATATTATTGAGACTTTCCGCTATATTGGCAAATACATTAATCTCTTCCACTATGAAGTAGGCAACAATCGGACTGCTCCAGAGAGAACAGAGATTACAGACGCTATCACACCTAAGATAAGATTCGCGGTTTCTCCAATGCTTACCTGGTCCGTAAATTATTAAGTCGTCTTCAGTATAGCAAGGCGCGGAGGCTTTGTCAAATTAAAGTGGTAGGTGGATTTTCTGTTTTTTATCTTGTCTTCGGTTTCGTTGATGAAGAATAAAAAAATAATTCCGAAATGCGATAAGTAAAATCTGTAAATCTTGATTCAGAGGGTTAACATCGCACCTTATCGAGAGAATGTCCCGCTCTTGACAAAAACTGCTATATGTTTATAATGAAAAGAAATCCGCTCAAATGTCAGAAAGGAGTTAAGATGCACACGCCAGGTACCAATCTGCTTTATATTCATTCTGATCAGCACAACCCTTATGTAACCGGTTGTTATGGCGATCAGTTGGTCCAGACCCCTCATCTCGATAATCTCGCTGCCGAAGGCATTGTGTTTGAAAACGTCTATTGTCCGTCTCCTATCTGTGTACCGTCTCGGATGTCAATGTTGAGCGGACGCTACCCTTACGAGAACGCTGTGTGGACCAACAGCCATGTGCTTGATTCCGGGATTCCCACTTTTGCACATGCGATGGGGGCAGCAGGGTATCAACCTATGCTTATCGGACGGATGCACGCACTGGGACCGGATCAGCTGCACGGGTATACTGACCGCCTCGTTGGGGACCACGGACCGAATTATCACGGTGGACGAGGGGTTGACCACGGCGAACTGTCTGGCACAGCGGGACCGGCGCGTGTCAGCCTTGAAAAATCTGGGGCGGGTCAGAGTGCGTATCAGGTTCACGATGAAGACGTGACTGCTGCAACAGTGGATTATCTCAATCGGCTCGGTGTTCAGAAACGGGCGGGACTTTTAGATACACCCTTTTCAATCTCCGTTGGGTTTATGTTGCCGCATCAACCTTTCGTTGCGAGGCAGGAGGATTATCAACTTTATGACGGGCGGATGACGATGCCTCAAAATCCTGAACCCTTTTCAGAAGCGTTGCATCCCTACTTCCAGTGGTGGCGTGAGAAGTGTGGGATTATTGAGGTTTCCGATGCGGAGATTATCCGCGCACGCACGGCGTATTGGGCGTTGGTAACTCGGATGGACGTGATGATTGGGCAGATTTTGGGGGCACTCCGAGAAAACGGGTTGGATGAGAACACCCTCATCCTCTATAGCTCGGATCACGGCGAGCAGGTCGGTGAGCATGGGCTTTGGTGGAAACAGACATTTTATGAGCATTCGGTGAAGGTCCCCGCGATTTTGTCGTGGCGCGGCACTTTACCGGAAGGCGTGCGATGCGATCGCGTTGTCAGTTCATTGGATTTGAATGCGACGATGCTCGATGCCCTTGGGGCACTTTCTTTACCGCATTCTCGTGGACGAAGCACTTTACCGCTTCTCCGTGGTGAGGATACAGATTGGGAGGACATCGCCTTCTCTGAATACTGTACCGATGACGGCTGCTACCATCGGATGGTTCGAGACAGAGATTGGAAACTTAATTATTATCACGGGCAACCGCCGCAGCTCTTCAACGTTAAAGAAGATCCGAACGAGTTACATGACCGCGTAGATGATCCAGTGTGCCGAAACATCTTGGCACAATTGACAGAGAAGGTTTTGGACGGTTGGGACCCAGATTGGGTCGCAGCGCAAATAAAAGCAAAGCGCGCGGACACACAAATTCTCGGTCGTTGGGGACGAAATACACAACCAGCAGATCAATACCGTTGGAGTCTGCTATCAGAAATGGATTATCTGGATTGAGTTAAGAATAAGATAACCTTTAAGAGGAGAGACAACATGGCAAACAGTCCAATACTCAAAGGTGAGCCTTTTAGCGAAGAGAAAACGAAACAGATTGCTGAACAATTCTTCCGTGATGGATTCGTACATATTCCGGGGGTGCTGACCGATGGAGAGGTCGCCGCACTACGGGATAAGTCTGACGAATTTTTCGCGGATCCGGAACTTATGGAAATAACGAATCCAGAATTGGCGGATGTCAGGTATATCCAAATGGGGGCGCATGCTGAATCCAAGGAAACGCTACCCTTCATTTTACGGAACACGATTGAACTCGACCCAATCTTCCGGGATATGCTCCTCCGTGAACCAATTCTAAGTTTGGCAGAGGCGATCGTCGGTGAGAACTGCAAGTTTTGTGGACAAAACGTGCTTCGGAATCTCCCCGGTCTCTCGATCGACACGTGGCATGTTGACGGTTCAGTACACTTCCCTGTTACCGAAGAGATGCCGCGCCACGATCCGCGCCTACGGATGCCTGTGATGTGGTTCACTGTCCAGATGGCGTTGAACGATATCGATACAATCGAGGAGGGACCGACGCAATACGTGCGCGGCAGCCATTACTCTGGCAGACATCCGAACAATCAGGAGAACCCAGAATTTGAAGGGAATAAACCTGTCTCTATTTTCTGCAAGGCGGGCGACATCTACCTACAGGACCCACAGTGTTGGCACCGCGGCGCACCAAACCTTTCCAATAAGACCCGTTACATTATACAATCGCAGTACGCAGCGTACTGGGCATATTGGCGATTCAGTCTTTGCAACGGTGTACCTGTGCCTGAAGAGGTGCTGCAAAATGCGGATGATCGGTTAATAAATCTCTTAG is from Candidatus Poribacteria bacterium and encodes:
- a CDS encoding sulfatase-like hydrolase/transferase produces the protein MHTPGTNLLYIHSDQHNPYVTGCYGDQLVQTPHLDNLAAEGIVFENVYCPSPICVPSRMSMLSGRYPYENAVWTNSHVLDSGIPTFAHAMGAAGYQPMLIGRMHALGPDQLHGYTDRLVGDHGPNYHGGRGVDHGELSGTAGPARVSLEKSGAGQSAYQVHDEDVTAATVDYLNRLGVQKRAGLLDTPFSISVGFMLPHQPFVARQEDYQLYDGRMTMPQNPEPFSEALHPYFQWWREKCGIIEVSDAEIIRARTAYWALVTRMDVMIGQILGALRENGLDENTLILYSSDHGEQVGEHGLWWKQTFYEHSVKVPAILSWRGTLPEGVRCDRVVSSLDLNATMLDALGALSLPHSRGRSTLPLLRGEDTDWEDIAFSEYCTDDGCYHRMVRDRDWKLNYYHGQPPQLFNVKEDPNELHDRVDDPVCRNILAQLTEKVLDGWDPDWVAAQIKAKRADTQILGRWGRNTQPADQYRWSLLSEMDYLD
- a CDS encoding phytanoyl-CoA dioxygenase family protein → MANSPILKGEPFSEEKTKQIAEQFFRDGFVHIPGVLTDGEVAALRDKSDEFFADPELMEITNPELADVRYIQMGAHAESKETLPFILRNTIELDPIFRDMLLREPILSLAEAIVGENCKFCGQNVLRNLPGLSIDTWHVDGSVHFPVTEEMPRHDPRLRMPVMWFTVQMALNDIDTIEEGPTQYVRGSHYSGRHPNNQENPEFEGNKPVSIFCKAGDIYLQDPQCWHRGAPNLSNKTRYIIQSQYAAYWAYWRFSLCNGVPVPEEVLQNADDRLINLLGRPRVSALN